A region from the Citrobacter koseri ATCC BAA-895 genome encodes:
- the osmY gene encoding osmoprotectant ABC transporter permease OsmY: MHTFTLKRVLGFTGAIALVLALLVWGVGLETIKARQVDLLYLGKQHLLLVFTSMFFALVIGIPSGILLSRPAAKGFAEYVMQLFNVGNTLPPLAVLALAMVIIGIGDVPAIFALFLASLLPVVRNTYAGLCSVPASLIEAANGIGMTKWQRLRQVELPNAWPVMLAGIRIATAINVGTAPLAFLIGASSYGELIFPGIYLNDFPTLILGATATALVALILDSLLALLGRILSPHTA; the protein is encoded by the coding sequence ATGCACACCTTTACGTTAAAACGCGTGCTCGGGTTTACTGGCGCGATCGCTCTTGTGCTGGCGCTGCTGGTCTGGGGAGTGGGTCTGGAAACCATTAAAGCGCGTCAGGTTGATCTGCTTTATTTGGGCAAACAGCATTTACTCCTCGTCTTTACCTCCATGTTCTTCGCCTTAGTTATCGGTATTCCCAGCGGCATTTTACTGAGCCGTCCGGCAGCCAAAGGATTCGCCGAATACGTAATGCAGCTCTTTAATGTAGGCAATACTCTGCCGCCTCTGGCCGTGCTGGCACTGGCGATGGTGATCATCGGCATTGGCGACGTTCCGGCGATTTTCGCGCTGTTCCTCGCCTCGCTTCTTCCCGTCGTGCGCAATACCTACGCCGGGCTCTGTTCTGTTCCCGCCTCCCTGATTGAAGCCGCAAACGGCATCGGTATGACGAAATGGCAGCGTCTGCGTCAGGTTGAGCTGCCCAATGCCTGGCCGGTGATGCTTGCAGGGATTCGGATCGCGACGGCGATTAATGTGGGTACGGCCCCGCTGGCGTTCCTGATTGGGGCCAGCAGCTACGGCGAGCTGATTTTCCCCGGCATTTACCTCAATGACTTCCCGACGCTGATTCTGGGCGCAACGGCAACCGCTCTGGTGGCGCTGATTCTCGACAGCCTGCTTGCCCTGCTTGGCCGCATCCTCAGTCCGCATACGGCCTGA
- the osmX gene encoding osmoprotectant ABC transporter substrate-binding protein OsmX: protein MTLKKHLLGWLAAALLVTGQAQAAPLILATKGFTEQHILSAMTVQYLQKKGFQVQPRTNIAAVISRNAMVNKQIDITWEYTGTSLIIFNHIDKRMSPQESYDTVKRLDAKLGLVWLNPANMNNTYAFAMQRKRAEAENINTLSEMVAKIEHIRQTDPDNNWMLGLDLEFSGRSDGMKPLQDAYQMQLDRPQIRQMDPGLVYNAVRDGFVDAGLVYTTDGRVKGFDLKVLEDDKGFFPGYAVTPVVRKEILDAHPGLDDALNTLSGLLNNDVISTLNAQVDIDHQSPQQVARTFLQQKGLL from the coding sequence ATGACATTAAAAAAACATCTGCTGGGATGGCTTGCCGCCGCGTTGCTCGTTACCGGACAGGCTCAGGCGGCCCCGTTGATCCTTGCAACCAAAGGTTTTACCGAACAACACATCCTTTCCGCCATGACCGTGCAGTACCTGCAAAAAAAGGGTTTTCAGGTTCAGCCACGCACCAACATTGCGGCGGTGATTTCACGTAATGCCATGGTGAATAAGCAGATTGATATCACCTGGGAATACACCGGCACGTCCCTGATCATTTTTAACCACATTGATAAACGGATGAGCCCGCAGGAATCCTACGATACCGTCAAACGCCTGGATGCGAAGCTCGGACTGGTATGGCTAAACCCGGCGAATATGAATAACACCTACGCGTTCGCCATGCAGCGCAAACGCGCCGAAGCAGAGAACATCAACACCCTGTCGGAAATGGTGGCGAAAATCGAACACATCCGCCAGACCGACCCTGACAATAACTGGATGTTAGGTCTCGACCTTGAGTTTTCCGGGCGCAGCGACGGGATGAAGCCGTTGCAGGATGCCTACCAGATGCAGCTTGACCGTCCGCAGATTCGGCAAATGGACCCGGGTCTGGTCTATAACGCCGTGCGCGATGGCTTTGTGGACGCCGGTCTGGTGTACACCACTGATGGCCGGGTGAAGGGTTTTGACCTCAAGGTGCTGGAAGATGATAAAGGCTTCTTCCCAGGTTACGCTGTCACGCCTGTCGTCCGTAAAGAGATACTGGATGCTCATCCGGGGCTGGATGATGCGCTGAATACCCTTTCCGGGCTGCTCAATAACGACGTCATCTCGACGCTTAATGCGCAGGTCGACATCGATCACCAGTCCCCCCAGCAGGTTGCGCGCACATTCCTGCAACAAAAAGGTCTGCTGTAA
- the osmW gene encoding osmoprotectant ABC transporter permease OsmW — protein sequence MDTIHYMMDNAGYLTSLTLQHLWLVALAVGLAIIIGVPLGILIVRHKWLATPVLGAATLLLTIPSIALFGLMIPLFSLIGQGIGALPAITAVFLYSLLPIVRNTHTALDSLPPGLREAGRGIGMTFWQRLRWVEIPMALPVIFGGIRTAVVMNIGVMAIAAVIGAGGLGLLLLNGIGGSDIRMLIAGALMICLLAIVLDWLLHRLQVVLTPKGIR from the coding sequence ATGGATACGATTCATTACATGATGGATAACGCGGGTTATCTGACGAGCCTCACTCTTCAGCATTTGTGGCTGGTTGCGCTGGCCGTCGGTCTGGCGATTATCATTGGCGTGCCGCTGGGCATTCTGATTGTTCGTCATAAATGGCTGGCTACGCCGGTGTTAGGGGCGGCAACGCTGCTGCTCACTATCCCCTCCATCGCATTATTTGGTTTGATGATCCCGCTGTTTTCGCTGATCGGTCAGGGGATTGGCGCCCTTCCCGCAATTACCGCCGTTTTTCTTTACTCGCTGCTGCCGATTGTGCGCAACACGCACACCGCGCTCGACAGTTTACCGCCGGGCTTGCGCGAAGCGGGACGCGGAATTGGCATGACGTTCTGGCAGCGTCTGCGCTGGGTAGAAATTCCGATGGCCCTGCCGGTGATTTTTGGCGGGATTCGCACTGCCGTCGTCATGAATATCGGCGTGATGGCCATCGCCGCCGTCATTGGCGCTGGCGGCCTGGGGTTACTGTTACTGAACGGCATCGGCGGGAGTGATATCCGCATGTTAATCGCCGGTGCGCTGATGATTTGTCTGTTGGCCATTGTGCTCGACTGGTTGCTGCATCGCCTGCAAGTCGTACTGACACCTAAGGGGATACGATAA
- the osmV gene encoding osmoprotectant ABC transporter ATP-binding protein OsmV, with product MIKLENLTKRFSQKNGQPLNAVDNINLNVPEGEMCVLLGPSGCGKTTTLKMINRLIAPSSGNIFINGQNTSAMDTVTLRRNIGYVIQQIGLFPNMTIEENITVVPRMLGWDKTRCKRRAEELMDMVAMDAKKFLHRYPKEMSGGQQQRIGVIRALAADPPVLLMDEPFGAVDPINREVIQNQFLDMQRALKKTVMLVSHDIDEALKLGDRIAVFRQGRIIQCASPDELLAKPANEFVGSFVGQDRTLKRLLLVSAGDVTDQQPTLTARTATSLAEAFCIMDDNDIRAITVVDSDGKPLGFVKRREARNANGTCADIIHPFRVTGKAEDNLRIVLSKLYESNTSWMPIVDEEGRYNGEISQDYIADYLSSGRTRRALNIHESS from the coding sequence ATGATAAAACTGGAAAACCTCACCAAACGCTTTTCACAGAAGAATGGCCAACCGCTTAACGCCGTTGATAACATCAATCTGAACGTGCCGGAAGGTGAAATGTGCGTGCTGCTTGGGCCGTCAGGCTGCGGCAAGACCACCACCCTGAAGATGATCAACCGGCTGATCGCGCCCAGCAGCGGCAATATTTTCATTAACGGACAAAACACCAGTGCGATGGATACCGTCACGCTACGGCGCAACATTGGCTACGTGATCCAGCAAATTGGCCTGTTTCCCAACATGACCATCGAAGAGAACATCACGGTTGTCCCACGTATGCTGGGCTGGGATAAAACCCGCTGCAAACGTCGCGCGGAAGAGTTAATGGACATGGTGGCAATGGATGCGAAAAAGTTTCTGCATCGCTACCCGAAAGAGATGTCTGGCGGTCAACAACAGCGCATCGGCGTGATCCGCGCGCTGGCGGCCGATCCTCCGGTACTGTTGATGGATGAACCTTTCGGTGCGGTGGACCCGATTAACCGCGAGGTGATTCAGAATCAGTTTCTTGATATGCAGCGGGCGCTGAAAAAGACGGTGATGCTGGTCAGCCATGATATTGATGAAGCGCTGAAACTGGGCGACAGGATTGCCGTATTCCGCCAGGGCCGCATTATACAGTGCGCCAGCCCGGATGAATTGCTGGCAAAACCGGCGAATGAATTTGTCGGCTCATTTGTCGGTCAGGATCGTACGCTAAAACGTCTTCTGCTGGTTTCGGCGGGCGACGTAACCGACCAACAACCCACCCTGACCGCCCGCACCGCCACCTCGCTGGCAGAGGCATTTTGCATCATGGACGATAATGATATTCGCGCGATCACCGTTGTCGATAGCGACGGCAAGCCGCTTGGCTTTGTGAAGCGTCGTGAAGCCAGAAACGCCAACGGCACCTGCGCGGATATAATCCACCCGTTTCGCGTCACCGGAAAAGCGGAAGACAACCTGCGTATTGTGCTGTCGAAACTGTACGAGAGTAACACCAGCTGGATGCCCATTGTCGATGAGGAAGGACGCTATAACGGCGAAATCTCGCAGGATTACATTGCCGATTATCTCAGTTCAGGCCGTACCCGTCGGGCGCTGAATATTCACGAAAGTAGCTAA
- the clcB gene encoding voltage-gated ClC-type chloride channel ClcB has product MHRLHTYPDLRAMFRRLLIATIIGILAALAVAGFRHAMLVLEWLFLRNDTGSLVNAATNLSPWRRLITPAVGGLAAGALLWGWQKMNQQRPHAPTDYMEALQTDGQFDYGASLVKSLASLLVVASGSAIGREGAMILLAALAASCFAQRCTPREEWKLWIACGAAAGMASAYHAPLAGSLFIAEILFGTLMLASLGPVVISAVVALLTTHLLSGGNALLYTVHLSLDLHVREYAMIISTGLVAGVCGPLFMWLMTTTHNGFIRLKLSPPWQLALGGFIVGLLSLLTPAVWGNGYSVVQSFLLSPPLLSVIAGIFICKLLAVLASSGSGAPGGVFTPTLFIGLSIGMLYGRMWGFWLPGADEMAILLGLTGMATLLAATTHAPMMSTLMICEMTGEYRLLPGLLIACVVASVLSRTLREDSVYRQHTAEH; this is encoded by the coding sequence ATGCACCGCCTACATACATACCCTGATCTGCGAGCGATGTTTCGCCGCCTGTTAATCGCGACAATAATTGGCATCCTTGCCGCACTGGCGGTAGCCGGGTTTCGTCACGCCATGCTGGTGCTGGAATGGCTTTTTTTACGTAACGATACGGGAAGCCTGGTGAATGCCGCGACAAACCTTTCTCCCTGGCGACGGCTGATCACCCCCGCCGTGGGCGGTCTCGCGGCAGGTGCGCTGCTCTGGGGCTGGCAGAAAATGAATCAACAACGCCCCCATGCCCCCACCGACTACATGGAAGCCCTGCAAACAGATGGGCAATTCGATTACGGGGCAAGTCTGGTGAAGTCCCTTGCTTCGCTGCTGGTCGTCGCCAGCGGTAGCGCCATCGGGCGCGAAGGAGCCATGATCTTACTGGCAGCGCTGGCGGCATCCTGTTTTGCTCAGCGTTGCACCCCGCGTGAAGAGTGGAAATTGTGGATCGCCTGCGGCGCTGCGGCAGGGATGGCCAGCGCGTATCACGCCCCGCTGGCGGGCAGCCTCTTTATCGCGGAAATCCTGTTTGGCACGCTGATGCTGGCGTCGCTGGGCCCCGTTGTGATTTCCGCCGTCGTGGCATTACTGACCACCCATTTGCTCAGCGGCGGTAATGCCCTGCTCTATACGGTTCACCTGTCACTGGATTTACATGTGCGGGAATATGCGATGATTATCAGCACCGGGCTGGTGGCTGGCGTCTGCGGGCCGCTGTTTATGTGGTTAATGACCACCACTCATAACGGTTTTATTCGGCTGAAATTATCGCCTCCGTGGCAACTGGCGCTGGGCGGATTCATCGTTGGCTTACTATCCCTGCTGACGCCGGCCGTCTGGGGAAATGGCTACAGCGTCGTGCAGTCATTTTTGCTCTCTCCGCCGCTGCTCTCCGTGATCGCCGGGATCTTCATCTGCAAATTACTCGCCGTACTCGCCAGCAGCGGTTCCGGTGCGCCCGGCGGCGTCTTTACCCCCACGCTGTTCATCGGCTTGTCGATTGGTATGTTATACGGTCGGATGTGGGGATTCTGGCTTCCGGGAGCGGATGAGATGGCAATATTGCTGGGATTAACAGGAATGGCGACGCTGCTGGCGGCAACAACACACGCGCCGATGATGTCGACGCTGATGATCTGTGAAATGACCGGGGAGTATCGACTACTCCCCGGATTACTGATTGCCTGCGTGGTGGCGTCGGTCTTATCGCGAACGTTACGCGAGGACTCGGTCTACCGACAGCACACTGCCGAGCATTGA
- the bioD gene encoding dethiobiotin synthase, whose protein sequence is MLKRFFITGTDTSVGKTVVSRALLQALASGNKSVAGYKPVAKGSKETPEGMRNKDALVLQSVSSIELPYEAINPIALSEDESSVAHSCPINYTLLSNGLASLSEKVDHVVVEGTGGWRSLMNDLRPLSEWVVQEQLPVLMVVGIQEGCINHALLTAQAIANDGLPLIGWVANRINPGLAHYAEIIDVLSKKLPAPLIGELPYLPRAEQRELGQYIRLSMLGSVLSVDRVLA, encoded by the coding sequence ATGCTGAAGCGTTTCTTTATTACAGGTACAGACACTTCTGTTGGGAAGACAGTGGTTTCCCGCGCATTACTACAAGCGTTAGCGTCAGGGAACAAAAGCGTCGCAGGTTATAAACCCGTTGCGAAAGGCAGCAAAGAGACGCCGGAAGGCATGCGCAATAAAGATGCGCTGGTGTTGCAGAGCGTCTCTTCTATTGAGCTGCCTTATGAGGCGATCAATCCGATTGCGCTGAGCGAAGACGAAAGCAGCGTGGCGCATAGCTGCCCGATCAATTACACCCTGTTATCCAACGGGCTTGCCAGCCTGAGCGAAAAGGTTGACCACGTCGTGGTGGAAGGCACCGGCGGCTGGCGAAGCCTGATGAACGACCTGCGTCCGTTATCTGAATGGGTCGTGCAGGAGCAGTTACCGGTGCTGATGGTGGTGGGGATTCAGGAAGGCTGCATTAACCATGCGCTGCTGACCGCACAGGCTATCGCCAATGACGGATTACCGCTGATCGGCTGGGTGGCGAACCGCATCAATCCCGGACTGGCGCATTATGCCGAAATCATTGATGTGTTAAGCAAAAAACTGCCTGCGCCGCTGATTGGCGAACTGCCTTATTTGCCGCGTGCCGAACAACGCGAGCTGGGGCAATATATCCGTCTGTCAATGCTCGGCAGTGTGCTGTCGGTAGACCGAGTCCTCGCGTAA
- the mlc gene encoding sugar metabolism global transcriptional regulator Mlc has product MVADSQPGHIDQIKQTNAGAVYRLIDQLGPVSRIDLSRLAQLAPASITKIVREMLEAHLVQELEIKEAGSRGRPAVGLVVETEAWHYLSIRISRGEIFLALRDLSSKLVVEECLELPLVSETPLLERIIFMVDQFFIRHQQKLERLTSIAITLPGIIDTENGIVHRMPFYDDVKEMPLGETLEHHTGVPVYIQHDISAWTMAEALFGASRGARDVIQVVIDHNVGAGVITDGHLLHAGSSSLVEIGHTQVDPYGKRCYCGNHGCLETIASVDSVLELAQLRLNQSMSSSLHGQPLTVDSLCQAAVQGDLLAKDIISGVGMHVGRILAIMVNLFNPQKILIGSPLSKAAEILFPAIADSIRQQALPAYSKHIAVESTQFSNQGTMAGAALVKDAMYNGSLLIRLLQG; this is encoded by the coding sequence GTGGTTGCTGATAGTCAGCCAGGGCATATCGATCAAATCAAGCAGACCAATGCTGGCGCGGTATATCGCCTGATTGATCAGCTGGGCCCCGTGTCGCGAATTGATCTTTCTCGTCTGGCGCAACTGGCGCCTGCCAGTATCACTAAAATTGTTCGCGAAATGCTCGAAGCGCATTTAGTTCAGGAGCTGGAGATCAAAGAGGCGGGAAGCCGTGGTCGCCCGGCGGTCGGGCTGGTGGTGGAAACCGAGGCCTGGCACTATTTGTCTATTCGTATCAGCCGTGGCGAGATTTTTCTCGCCCTGCGCGACCTGAGCAGCAAGCTGGTGGTGGAGGAGTGCCTTGAGCTACCGCTGGTTTCTGAGACTCCGCTGCTTGAACGCATCATTTTTATGGTCGATCAGTTTTTTATCCGTCACCAGCAAAAACTCGAACGCCTGACCTCTATCGCCATCACCTTACCCGGTATTATTGATACTGAGAATGGCATTGTGCACCGCATGCCGTTTTACGACGATGTCAAAGAGATGCCGCTGGGGGAAACCCTCGAACACCACACCGGCGTACCGGTCTACATTCAGCATGATATCAGCGCCTGGACGATGGCCGAGGCGCTTTTTGGCGCATCGCGCGGCGCGCGTGATGTTATTCAGGTGGTGATTGATCACAACGTTGGGGCTGGCGTGATTACCGACGGCCACTTACTGCATGCGGGCAGCAGCAGCCTGGTGGAGATCGGCCATACGCAGGTCGACCCCTACGGTAAACGTTGTTACTGCGGGAACCACGGCTGTCTGGAAACGATCGCCAGCGTGGACAGCGTGCTTGAACTGGCGCAGCTGCGACTCAATCAGTCAATGAGTTCTTCGCTGCACGGGCAGCCGCTGACGGTGGATTCGCTGTGCCAGGCGGCGGTGCAGGGGGATTTGCTGGCGAAAGATATCATTAGCGGCGTCGGGATGCATGTTGGCCGCATTCTGGCGATCATGGTGAATTTATTTAATCCGCAAAAAATTCTGATCGGTTCGCCGCTGAGCAAAGCGGCGGAAATCCTTTTTCCGGCAATTGCGGACAGCATCCGTCAACAGGCGCTGCCGGCGTATAGCAAACATATCGCCGTCGAAAGCACGCAGTTTTCCAATCAAGGGACGATGGCGGGCGCCGCACTGGTAAAAGACGCGATGTATAACGGTTCTTTGTTGATTCGTCTATTACAGGGTTAA
- a CDS encoding LysR family transcriptional regulator, whose product MNIELRHLRYFVAVAEELHFGRAAARLNISQPPLSQQIQTLEQQIGARLLARTNRSVALTAAGKQFLADSRQILGLVNEAAARAERLHQGETGELRIGFTSSAPFIKAVSDTLSLFRQDYPDVHMQTREMNTREQIAPLNEGALDMGLLRNTSLPDTLDWEVILHEPLLAMIPREHPLAQKPVVTLAELAKEPFVFFDPHVGTGLYDDILGLMRRYHLTPAITQEVGEAMTIIGLVAAGLGVSILPASFKRVQLDEMRWVPIAEADAVSEMWLVWPKHHEQSHAAQRFRHQLLTAAKRA is encoded by the coding sequence ATGAATATTGAACTTCGTCATCTACGTTACTTTGTGGCGGTTGCGGAAGAGTTGCATTTTGGCCGGGCGGCTGCGCGGCTGAACATCTCTCAACCTCCGCTAAGCCAGCAGATCCAGACCCTTGAGCAGCAGATTGGCGCGCGGCTGCTGGCGCGAACCAACCGGAGCGTTGCGCTGACGGCGGCGGGTAAGCAGTTTCTGGCAGACAGTCGGCAGATCCTTGGGCTGGTGAATGAGGCCGCCGCCCGCGCGGAACGCTTGCATCAGGGGGAGACCGGCGAGCTGCGCATTGGCTTCACCTCATCCGCGCCGTTTATTAAAGCCGTCTCGGATACGCTGTCTCTGTTTCGCCAGGACTACCCGGATGTGCATATGCAGACCCGCGAAATGAACACCCGCGAGCAGATTGCGCCGCTTAATGAAGGCGCGCTGGATATGGGGTTACTGCGCAATACCTCATTGCCGGATACGCTGGACTGGGAAGTGATTCTGCATGAACCATTGCTGGCGATGATCCCCCGTGAACATCCGCTGGCGCAAAAGCCGGTCGTGACGCTGGCGGAGCTGGCGAAAGAACCGTTTGTCTTTTTTGATCCGCATGTCGGAACGGGGTTGTATGACGATATTCTCGGCCTGATGCGCCGTTACCATCTCACTCCGGCGATCACTCAGGAGGTTGGAGAGGCGATGACGATTATCGGGCTGGTAGCCGCAGGACTGGGGGTGTCGATTCTGCCCGCCTCGTTTAAACGGGTACAGCTTGATGAAATGCGTTGGGTGCCCATTGCCGAAGCGGACGCCGTGTCGGAAATGTGGCTGGTATGGCCGAAACATCATGAACAAAGTCACGCTGCGCAACGATTTCGCCATCAACTTTTAACGGCCGCAAAGCGCGCTTAA
- a CDS encoding MFS transporter, producing MSRITAVDTATASDVDEHIISQPVQYIKRGTSQFMRVTLALFSAGLATFALLYCVQPILPVLSHEFGVSPASSSISLSISTGMLAIGLLFTGPLSDAIGRKPVMVTALLLASCCTLLSTMMTSWHGILIMRALIGLSLSGVAAVGMTYLSEEIHPSFVAFSMGLYISGNSIGGMSGRLISGVFTDFFNWRIALAAIGCFALASALMFWKILPESRHFRPTSLRPKTLFINFRLHWRDRGLPLLFAEGFLLMGSFVTLFNYIGYRLMLSPWELSQAIVGLLSVAYLTGTWSSPKAGAMTTRYGRGPVMLFSTGVMLFGLLMTLFTSLWLIFAGMLLFSAGFFAAHSVASSWIGPRAKRAKGQASSLYLFSYYLGSSIAGTLGGVFWHSYGWNGVGGFIALMLLLALLVGSRLHHRLHV from the coding sequence GTGAGTCGTATTACTGCTGTCGACACCGCAACGGCGAGCGATGTTGATGAACACATTATTTCCCAGCCGGTTCAATATATAAAACGTGGTACATCCCAGTTTATGCGCGTTACGCTGGCGCTATTCTCCGCCGGGCTGGCGACGTTCGCCCTTCTCTATTGCGTACAACCGATACTGCCTGTGTTGTCCCATGAATTTGGCGTCTCTCCCGCCAGCAGCAGTATCTCGCTTTCCATCTCCACCGGCATGTTAGCCATCGGGCTGCTGTTTACCGGCCCGTTGTCCGACGCGATCGGCCGCAAACCTGTAATGGTGACGGCGCTACTGCTGGCCTCCTGCTGTACGCTGCTTTCCACCATGATGACCAGCTGGCATGGCATTTTAATCATGCGCGCGCTGATTGGCCTGTCGTTAAGCGGCGTCGCTGCGGTAGGCATGACCTATTTAAGTGAAGAGATCCATCCCAGTTTCGTCGCCTTCTCAATGGGGTTGTACATTAGCGGCAACTCGATTGGCGGCATGAGCGGGCGTCTGATCAGCGGCGTATTTACCGACTTTTTTAACTGGCGCATCGCACTGGCGGCGATCGGCTGTTTCGCGCTGGCGTCCGCATTGATGTTCTGGAAAATCTTGCCGGAATCCCGCCATTTCCGACCGACCTCATTACGCCCCAAAACGCTGTTCATCAACTTCCGCCTTCACTGGCGCGACAGGGGTCTGCCGCTGTTATTCGCAGAAGGCTTTTTGTTAATGGGGTCGTTTGTCACGCTATTTAACTATATCGGCTATCGGTTGATGCTTTCGCCCTGGGAACTCAGCCAGGCCATTGTGGGGCTTTTATCGGTGGCTTACCTGACGGGCACCTGGAGCTCGCCTAAAGCAGGCGCCATGACGACGCGTTATGGTCGCGGGCCGGTGATGTTGTTCTCAACCGGCGTGATGTTGTTCGGGCTGTTAATGACGCTGTTCACGTCGCTATGGCTGATTTTCGCCGGAATGCTGCTCTTCTCCGCCGGATTTTTTGCCGCGCATTCGGTGGCAAGCAGCTGGATTGGCCCACGCGCGAAACGCGCCAAAGGCCAGGCATCTTCCCTGTATCTCTTCAGCTATTACCTGGGTTCCAGCATTGCCGGGACGTTAGGCGGGGTATTCTGGCACAGCTATGGCTGGAACGGTGTGGGCGGTTTTATCGCGCTGATGCTGCTTCTGGCGCTGCTGGTTGGCTCCCGCCTGCATCATCGTCTGCACGTTTGA
- a CDS encoding KPN_01571 family protein — MMNPIIWVIFALLALDAVRELMGASSILGLW; from the coding sequence ATGATGAATCCAATTATCTGGGTTATCTTTGCTCTTCTGGCACTGGATGCCGTCAGGGAATTGATGGGGGCTTCTTCCATCCTGGGATTGTGGTAA
- a CDS encoding CPBP family intramembrane glutamic endopeptidase: protein MQQEIDNAYIVRTKAVSGCFSMFMLMFGITFTPLFFTRSAQLMESGLLLPLMFVLEFLILVPLYYLFFRKRDGLGKGTLSAKWFVILFGAILIIQFLLPAMLGMRKTEAWVMTQVSLHNYAFWLTNLSLIFLVPVYEEIVFRGCLFNAFQYWFNDKVWATSLVVSTLFALMHTQYADIRTLLMLFLISQVLIVARVKSKGLLMPVTLHILMNATVIGIQYGVQVLLSSG from the coding sequence ATGCAACAGGAAATCGATAACGCCTATATTGTCAGGACAAAAGCAGTGTCAGGCTGCTTTTCTATGTTTATGCTGATGTTTGGTATTACATTTACGCCACTGTTTTTTACCCGCAGTGCGCAATTAATGGAAAGTGGGTTACTTTTACCGCTGATGTTTGTGCTGGAATTTCTTATTCTGGTCCCGCTGTATTATCTCTTTTTTAGAAAAAGAGACGGTCTGGGAAAAGGCACATTGAGTGCAAAGTGGTTTGTTATTTTGTTTGGCGCCATTCTGATCATCCAGTTTCTTTTACCTGCTATGTTGGGGATGAGAAAAACAGAAGCGTGGGTCATGACGCAGGTTTCATTGCATAACTACGCTTTCTGGCTGACCAACCTGTCACTGATTTTCCTCGTCCCGGTCTACGAGGAAATCGTCTTCAGAGGGTGTCTGTTCAACGCATTTCAGTACTGGTTCAATGATAAGGTGTGGGCGACGTCGCTTGTCGTTTCAACGCTGTTTGCGCTGATGCATACGCAGTACGCCGATATCAGAACATTATTGATGTTATTTTTAATATCGCAGGTGCTTATTGTCGCCAGAGTCAAATCTAAAGGGTTATTAATGCCTGTTACCCTGCATATATTAATGAATGCGACGGTGATCGGGATACAATATGGCGTTCAGGTCTTATTATCCTCCGGGTGA